Proteins found in one Tsukamurella paurometabola DSM 20162 genomic segment:
- a CDS encoding alkaline phosphatase D family protein, with amino-acid sequence MPLRLSQSRSLQSAASRRSILKAGAAGALLIPAGPLLAACGGSSSTGAAASSSGLVKDRPTLTHGIASGDPRNDGALIWARSDAPARMIVETASSDSFTNPRRFEGPQLDPSADGAGRFRVTGLESGQTVHYRVTLEGENGARSEPLTGTFRTAPAAPQTITFAWSGDVVGQGWGINRDGGMSIMGAIADGRPDFFLHSGDAIYADNPVPESQKQNDGGVYRNVTSDAKSRVAQTLDDFRGNYAYNLTDEHYRRFAATVPQLIQWDDHEVINNWYPGENLAGQNRKGYTETDVNKLADMAYRAWREWQPVQPTEAADGRLYRKISYGPLLDVFVLDMRSYKDPNPTAWARSNEAGILGAKQTQWLIDGLTSSTAVWKVVANDLPLSIVVPDAATDPKDGGPKSMEAVAQGDNGAPLGREIAFSRILSQTKGVRNIVYLTADVHYTAAISYHPDRAGFQDFSPFWEFVSGPLNAGAFPQSPLDGTFGAQYEFVHAPDKANVSPAEGFQHYGQVTIDSGSRALTVNLRDAKGTALYTKELAPA; translated from the coding sequence ATGCCCCTGCGCCTTTCTCAGTCCCGTTCCCTCCAGTCCGCCGCCTCGCGCCGGTCGATCCTCAAGGCCGGTGCCGCCGGCGCCCTCCTCATCCCCGCCGGTCCGCTGCTCGCCGCGTGTGGTGGATCGTCGTCGACCGGGGCGGCGGCATCGTCGTCGGGACTGGTCAAGGACCGTCCCACCCTGACCCACGGCATCGCCTCGGGTGACCCTCGCAACGACGGCGCACTGATCTGGGCGCGGTCGGATGCGCCGGCACGGATGATCGTGGAGACCGCATCGTCGGACTCCTTCACGAACCCCCGGCGATTCGAGGGGCCGCAGCTGGACCCGTCCGCCGACGGTGCGGGACGATTCCGTGTGACAGGCCTGGAATCCGGCCAGACGGTGCACTATCGGGTCACGCTCGAAGGTGAGAACGGGGCCCGCTCGGAACCGCTCACCGGGACCTTCCGCACCGCGCCCGCGGCACCGCAGACCATTACGTTCGCCTGGTCCGGCGACGTGGTGGGACAGGGGTGGGGCATCAACCGCGACGGCGGCATGTCGATCATGGGCGCCATCGCCGACGGGCGCCCCGACTTCTTCCTGCACTCGGGCGATGCGATCTACGCCGACAACCCGGTCCCCGAGTCGCAGAAGCAGAACGACGGCGGCGTGTATCGCAACGTGACCTCGGACGCGAAATCCAGGGTGGCGCAGACCCTCGACGACTTCCGCGGCAATTACGCCTACAACCTGACCGACGAGCACTACCGGCGGTTCGCCGCGACCGTCCCGCAGCTGATCCAGTGGGACGATCACGAGGTGATCAACAATTGGTACCCGGGCGAGAACCTGGCGGGCCAGAACCGCAAGGGATACACCGAGACCGACGTGAACAAGCTGGCCGATATGGCGTACCGGGCGTGGCGGGAATGGCAGCCCGTGCAGCCGACCGAGGCCGCCGACGGCCGGCTCTACCGCAAGATCTCCTACGGCCCTCTGCTCGACGTGTTCGTGCTGGACATGCGCAGCTACAAGGACCCCAATCCGACCGCATGGGCGCGTTCCAACGAAGCCGGAATTCTCGGTGCCAAGCAGACGCAATGGCTGATCGACGGACTGACGTCCTCGACAGCGGTGTGGAAAGTCGTGGCCAACGATCTGCCGCTGAGCATCGTGGTCCCGGATGCCGCGACCGACCCGAAAGACGGCGGGCCGAAGTCCATGGAAGCCGTAGCGCAGGGCGATAACGGAGCGCCCCTCGGCCGTGAGATCGCGTTCTCCCGCATCCTCTCCCAGACCAAGGGCGTGCGGAACATCGTCTACCTCACGGCCGACGTGCACTACACGGCCGCGATCTCGTACCACCCGGATCGCGCCGGATTCCAGGACTTCTCGCCGTTCTGGGAATTCGTGTCCGGACCGCTCAATGCGGGTGCGTTCCCGCAGAGCCCGCTGGATGGCACCTTCGGCGCGCAGTACGAATTCGTGCACGCGCCCGATAAGGCGAACGTCTCCCCCGCCGAGGGATTCCAGCACTACGGTCAGGTGACGATCGACTCCGGCTCGCGGGCACTCACCGTCAACCTGCGCGATGCCAAAGGCACCGCGCTCTACACCAAGGAATTGGCTCCCGCGTAG
- a CDS encoding ectoine synthase, with protein MIVRTTDEITGTDRDVAAGHWRSKRIVLGGDKVGFSFHETTIEPGTVNEFHYANHVEAVWLVEGEGTLLDRETGIEYPLAPGTMYLLDGNERHTVTTRTRMRMLCVFNPPVVGTEVHDENGVYPLVAVPE; from the coding sequence ATGATCGTGCGCACCACCGACGAGATCACCGGCACCGATCGCGATGTGGCCGCGGGACATTGGCGCAGTAAGCGGATCGTGCTGGGCGGCGACAAGGTCGGCTTCTCGTTTCACGAGACCACGATCGAGCCGGGTACCGTCAATGAGTTCCACTACGCCAACCACGTCGAGGCCGTGTGGCTGGTGGAGGGCGAGGGAACTCTGCTCGATCGGGAGACCGGCATCGAGTACCCCCTGGCTCCCGGCACGATGTACCTGCTCGACGGTAACGAGCGGCACACCGTGACCACGCGGACCCGGATGCGCATGCTGTGCGTGTTCAATCCGCCGGTCGTCGGCACCGAGGTGCACGACGAGAACGGCGTGTACCCGCTGGTCGCTGTCCCGGAGTAG
- a CDS encoding DivIVA domain-containing protein: MYRVFEALDELGAILEEARSVPMTAGCLVPRGDVLELLDDIRDAFPADLDDAQDVLDQKDRLISEARTHYDTTVGQANSEADATLSRSRAEADRILADAKSQADRMVAEAHQHATGLVAEARAEDERIRRGAQREYEAVTGRARAEAERLTADGNATYQRSVAEGIAEQERLVSATEVVAAAKAESDRIIDAAHAESDRLRGECDVYVDTKLAQFEEVLGATVRSVNRGRQQLRTAAGVHDYSDHGATDGYLEEFADSRAEAR; this comes from the coding sequence ATGTACCGCGTATTCGAAGCATTGGACGAACTGGGCGCCATCCTGGAGGAGGCGCGCAGCGTCCCCATGACCGCGGGCTGCCTCGTACCCCGGGGCGACGTCCTCGAACTTCTCGACGACATCCGCGACGCCTTCCCGGCCGACCTCGACGACGCACAGGACGTGCTCGATCAGAAGGACCGGCTGATCAGTGAGGCGCGCACGCACTACGACACCACCGTCGGTCAGGCCAACTCCGAGGCAGACGCCACGCTGAGCCGCTCCCGCGCCGAGGCCGACCGCATCCTCGCCGACGCGAAGTCGCAGGCCGACCGCATGGTCGCCGAGGCGCATCAGCACGCGACCGGGCTGGTGGCCGAGGCCCGCGCCGAAGACGAGCGCATCCGCCGCGGCGCGCAGCGCGAGTACGAGGCGGTCACCGGCCGTGCCCGCGCCGAGGCCGAGCGCCTGACCGCCGACGGTAACGCCACCTACCAGCGCTCCGTCGCCGAGGGCATCGCCGAGCAGGAGCGCCTGGTGTCCGCGACCGAGGTCGTGGCGGCCGCGAAGGCCGAGTCCGACCGCATCATCGACGCCGCACACGCCGAGTCCGATCGCCTCCGCGGCGAATGCGATGTGTACGTCGACACCAAGCTGGCGCAGTTCGAAGAGGTGCTCGGTGCCACCGTTCGCTCGGTGAACCGCGGCCGCCAGCAGTTGCGCACCGCGGCCGGCGTGCACGATTACAGCGACCACGGCGCCACCGACGGCTACCTGGAGGAATTCGCCGACTCGCGCGCCGAGGCGCGGTAG
- the rsmD gene encoding 16S rRNA (guanine(966)-N(2))-methyltransferase RsmD encodes MTRIISGAARGRRLAVPPRGTRPTSDRVREAVFSALVARLDFEDLAVLDLYAGSGALGLEALSRGAARTVLVDQDAKAAAVAKDNARTVGLPGATVRRGTVGTYLGGTPEPFDVVFLDPPYDLPATTVDTDLAALAQGWLAPGAYVVLERSARTPQASWPAGLEPELTRDYGETRIEVAVWQDRSA; translated from the coding sequence ATGACCAGGATCATCTCCGGGGCGGCTCGCGGGCGCAGGCTCGCGGTGCCGCCCCGCGGCACGCGCCCCACGTCGGATCGGGTGCGGGAGGCCGTATTCAGCGCGCTCGTCGCGCGACTCGACTTCGAGGACCTCGCAGTCCTCGACCTGTACGCGGGCTCCGGTGCACTCGGTCTTGAGGCGCTCTCGCGCGGCGCGGCCCGTACTGTCCTCGTCGACCAGGACGCCAAGGCTGCGGCCGTGGCCAAGGACAACGCCCGCACCGTCGGCCTCCCCGGCGCGACGGTGCGCCGCGGCACCGTCGGGACTTATCTGGGCGGTACCCCGGAGCCCTTCGATGTGGTCTTCCTGGACCCTCCCTACGACCTACCCGCGACGACCGTCGATACCGATCTCGCGGCGTTGGCGCAGGGGTGGCTCGCGCCGGGCGCCTACGTCGTTCTCGAGCGGTCCGCGCGCACTCCGCAGGCCAGCTGGCCCGCGGGACTGGAACCCGAACTCACGCGGGACTACGGCGAGACCCGCATCGAGGTCGCCGTCTGGCAGGATCGATCGGCATGA
- the coaD gene encoding pantetheine-phosphate adenylyltransferase — translation MSKACCPGSFDPMTNGHLDIFRRAAKLFDELVVTVVVNPNKQGMFTIDERIALIEENVADLPGVSVERWEGLLVDYARDRGMACIVKGLRNSTDFDYELPMAGMNQHLTGVETAFLTTSPQYSYVSSSLVKEVAKLGGDISALIPPNVQDAVRAKLS, via the coding sequence ATGAGCAAGGCGTGTTGCCCCGGATCATTCGACCCCATGACCAACGGCCACCTCGACATCTTCCGGCGCGCCGCGAAGCTGTTCGACGAACTCGTGGTCACAGTGGTGGTCAACCCGAACAAGCAGGGCATGTTCACGATCGATGAGCGGATCGCGCTGATCGAGGAGAACGTCGCCGACCTGCCCGGCGTGAGCGTCGAACGCTGGGAGGGCCTGCTCGTCGACTACGCCCGCGACCGGGGGATGGCGTGCATCGTCAAGGGTCTGCGCAATTCCACCGACTTCGACTACGAACTGCCGATGGCCGGTATGAACCAGCACCTCACGGGGGTGGAGACCGCGTTCCTCACCACCAGCCCGCAGTACTCCTACGTGTCCAGCTCGCTGGTCAAGGAAGTCGCGAAGCTGGGCGGTGACATCTCCGCCCTGATTCCTCCCAATGTGCAGGACGCCGTGCGCGCCAAACTGTCCTGA
- a CDS encoding ribokinase: MASVVVVGSINLDAVTVCERFPRPGETIAGVSVSFGQGGKGANQARSAARSGAETVFVGAVGDDAAAATVLGSLTAAGVDISPVRRIPGSTGFANVTVDGSGENHIIVVPGANAEVTLDDTGRAAIAAADVLLLQLEIPLRVVLDAARIARANATTVLLNPSPVQALPDELVALLDGVIVNRDEARTLAGSVRRVPHVITTLGGAGARATGPEGTVESPGLTVDVVDTTGAGDAFAGALAANWTLPPAERLLRANAAGALTATAAGAAAAPTASEVDAFLDERAAR; this comes from the coding sequence ATGGCTTCAGTGGTCGTGGTGGGAAGTATCAACCTGGACGCAGTGACCGTGTGCGAACGGTTCCCGCGGCCCGGGGAGACCATCGCAGGAGTGTCGGTCTCGTTCGGGCAGGGAGGTAAGGGCGCGAACCAGGCGCGCTCGGCAGCCCGGTCGGGCGCGGAGACGGTGTTCGTCGGCGCGGTCGGCGACGACGCCGCCGCGGCTACCGTGCTCGGCTCGCTCACCGCGGCGGGCGTCGACATCTCTCCCGTGCGCCGGATCCCCGGTAGCACCGGTTTCGCGAACGTCACCGTCGACGGATCCGGCGAGAACCACATCATCGTGGTCCCGGGCGCGAACGCCGAGGTCACGCTCGACGACACGGGCCGCGCCGCGATCGCGGCAGCGGACGTCCTGCTCCTGCAACTGGAGATCCCGCTGCGCGTGGTGCTCGACGCGGCCCGGATCGCCCGCGCGAACGCAACCACGGTGCTCCTCAATCCCTCTCCGGTGCAAGCCCTGCCCGACGAGCTGGTCGCCCTGCTCGACGGGGTGATCGTCAACCGGGACGAGGCGCGGACCCTCGCCGGATCAGTGCGCCGGGTACCGCACGTGATCACCACTCTCGGCGGCGCCGGGGCGCGCGCCACCGGACCGGAGGGCACCGTCGAATCGCCTGGGCTCACCGTCGACGTGGTCGACACCACCGGCGCGGGCGACGCTTTCGCCGGCGCCCTCGCCGCGAACTGGACCCTGCCGCCCGCGGAGCGCCTGCTGCGCGCGAACGCCGCGGGCGCGCTCACTGCGACCGCCGCGGGTGCGGCCGCAGCACCCACCGCATCCGAGGTCGACGCGTTCCTCGACGAGCGGGCCGCACGATGA
- the ectB gene encoding diaminobutyrate--2-oxoglutarate transaminase, with the protein MSTLTEENVRTEDFPAQREVSSGQGFDADIFADRESQVRSYSRSWPAVFDKAEGAWLQDTEGNRYLDFFAGAGALNYGHNNPILRDALVDYITSGRITHGLDMSTVAKGEFLQTFQDKILTPRGLDYKVQFPGPTGANTVEAALKLARKVTGRESVVNFTNAFHGMTLGALSVTGNSMKRAGAGVPLVHSTPMPFDNYFDGTVPDFSWFERLLEDSGSGLNLPAAAIVETVQGEGGVNVARAEWLRALADLLKRHDILLIVDDVQMGCGRTGPFFSFEEAGITPDIVTLSKSIGGYGLPMALTLFKPELDVWLPGEHNGTFRGNNPAFVTAKAAIDAYWSDDTLEHETLRKGEVIERRFQALCEAYPDDLTTRGRGLVQGLSFTTPEKAGEACAAAYRLGLLAESSGPRDEVVKLLPPLTITDGELEQGLDLLEQAVAEVLSR; encoded by the coding sequence ATGTCCACTCTGACCGAGGAAAACGTCCGAACCGAGGACTTCCCCGCACAACGCGAGGTGAGCAGCGGGCAGGGCTTCGACGCCGATATCTTCGCTGACCGCGAGTCCCAGGTCCGCAGCTACTCCCGCTCCTGGCCCGCCGTCTTCGACAAGGCCGAGGGCGCCTGGTTGCAGGACACCGAGGGCAACCGCTACCTCGACTTCTTCGCCGGCGCGGGCGCGCTGAACTACGGCCACAACAACCCGATCCTGCGCGACGCATTGGTCGACTACATCACCAGCGGCCGGATCACCCACGGCCTCGACATGTCGACCGTGGCCAAGGGCGAGTTCCTGCAGACCTTCCAGGACAAGATCCTCACCCCGCGCGGACTCGACTACAAGGTGCAGTTCCCCGGCCCGACCGGTGCCAACACCGTGGAGGCGGCGCTGAAGCTGGCCCGCAAGGTGACCGGCCGCGAGTCGGTGGTCAACTTCACCAACGCTTTCCACGGCATGACGCTGGGCGCTCTGTCGGTGACCGGTAACTCGATGAAGCGCGCGGGCGCCGGTGTACCGCTGGTGCATTCGACCCCGATGCCCTTCGACAACTACTTCGACGGCACGGTCCCGGACTTCTCCTGGTTCGAGCGCCTGCTGGAGGATTCGGGCAGCGGTCTGAATCTGCCTGCGGCGGCGATCGTGGAGACCGTGCAGGGCGAGGGCGGCGTCAACGTCGCCCGCGCCGAGTGGCTCCGCGCACTGGCCGATCTGCTCAAGCGCCACGACATCCTGCTCATCGTCGACGATGTGCAGATGGGCTGCGGCCGCACCGGTCCGTTCTTCTCGTTCGAGGAGGCCGGGATCACCCCGGATATCGTGACCCTGTCGAAGTCGATCGGCGGCTACGGCCTGCCGATGGCGCTCACGCTGTTCAAGCCGGAGCTCGACGTGTGGCTCCCCGGTGAGCACAACGGCACCTTCCGCGGCAACAACCCCGCGTTCGTGACAGCCAAGGCCGCTATCGATGCGTACTGGTCGGATGACACCCTGGAGCACGAGACCCTGCGCAAGGGCGAGGTCATCGAGCGCCGTTTCCAGGCGCTGTGCGAGGCGTACCCGGACGACCTGACCACCCGCGGTCGCGGCCTGGTGCAGGGCCTGTCGTTCACCACCCCGGAGAAGGCGGGCGAGGCGTGCGCCGCCGCCTACCGGTTGGGCCTCCTCGCCGAGTCCTCCGGCCCGCGCGACGAGGTCGTCAAGCTGCTCCCCCCGCTCACCATCACCGACGGTGAGCTGGAGCAGGGCCTCGATCTTCTCGAGCAGGCCGTCGCGGAGGTGCTGTCGCGATGA
- a CDS encoding LLM class flavin-dependent oxidoreductase, translating into MTRQIRFNAFDMNCVAHQSPGLWRHPKDQSHRYKELSYWTELAKLLERGTFDGIFIADVLGIYDAYKGNGDAAIRHAAQVPVSDPILLASAIAGATEHLGIGITAGTGFEHPFPFARRLTTLDHLTDGRIGWNVVTGYLPSAAKNMGQLDQLQHDERYDHADEYLQVLYKLWEGSWEDDAVIRDRETGVFTDPSKVHPINHHGKYFDVPGIHVGEPSPQRSPVIYQAGASPRGLKFATENAEAIFVAAPTKAILKTVVRTIREGLVANGRDPYSAKIYTLLTIVTDETEAKAQAKLEEYHRYASIEGSLVFMSGWMGVDLGAYDPSDPVGDVKSNAIISAVSNFQQADPSGKEWTVEDIGKWGRIGGMGPVLVGSAERVADELQEWVDETDVDGFNLAYAITPGTFEDIVEFIVPELRRRGVYPTEYVPGTLRHKLFGQGDRLAVDHPAQLFRYAGANSLV; encoded by the coding sequence ATGACCCGTCAGATCCGCTTCAACGCCTTCGATATGAACTGCGTCGCCCACCAGTCCCCGGGGCTGTGGCGGCATCCGAAGGACCAATCGCATCGGTACAAGGAGCTCAGCTACTGGACCGAGCTGGCGAAACTGTTGGAGCGCGGTACCTTCGACGGCATCTTCATCGCCGATGTGCTGGGAATCTACGACGCCTACAAGGGCAACGGTGACGCCGCGATCAGGCACGCCGCCCAGGTTCCGGTGTCCGACCCGATCCTGCTCGCCTCCGCGATCGCCGGAGCTACCGAGCACCTGGGCATAGGCATCACCGCCGGCACCGGATTCGAGCATCCGTTCCCCTTCGCACGCAGGCTGACCACGCTCGACCACCTCACCGACGGCCGGATCGGCTGGAACGTGGTCACCGGCTACCTGCCGTCCGCGGCGAAGAACATGGGACAGCTCGATCAGCTCCAGCACGACGAGCGCTACGACCACGCCGACGAGTACCTGCAGGTGCTGTACAAGCTGTGGGAGGGGTCGTGGGAGGACGACGCGGTGATCCGCGACCGCGAGACCGGCGTGTTCACCGATCCGTCGAAGGTGCACCCGATCAATCACCACGGCAAGTACTTCGACGTCCCCGGTATCCACGTGGGAGAGCCCTCGCCGCAGCGTTCGCCCGTCATCTACCAGGCCGGGGCGTCGCCGCGCGGCCTCAAGTTCGCCACCGAGAACGCCGAGGCGATCTTCGTGGCGGCTCCCACCAAGGCGATCCTGAAGACCGTGGTGCGCACCATCCGGGAGGGGCTCGTCGCGAACGGTCGCGACCCGTACTCGGCCAAGATCTACACGCTGCTCACCATCGTCACCGACGAGACAGAGGCGAAGGCGCAGGCGAAACTCGAGGAGTACCACCGCTACGCCAGCATCGAGGGCTCGCTCGTGTTCATGTCGGGGTGGATGGGCGTGGACCTCGGCGCCTACGACCCGAGCGACCCGGTGGGGGACGTGAAATCCAACGCGATCATCTCGGCCGTCTCCAACTTCCAGCAGGCCGACCCGTCCGGGAAGGAGTGGACGGTGGAGGACATCGGTAAGTGGGGCCGCATCGGTGGCATGGGACCGGTGCTGGTCGGGTCGGCCGAGCGGGTGGCCGACGAATTGCAGGAATGGGTCGACGAGACCGATGTCGACGGCTTCAACCTCGCCTATGCCATTACCCCCGGCACGTTCGAGGACATCGTCGAGTTCATCGTCCCCGAGCTGCGCCGCCGTGGCGTGTATCCCACGGAGTACGTGCCGGGAACGCTGCGACACAAACTATTCGGACAGGGTGATCGGCTGGCCGTCGATCACCCCGCCCAGCTATTCCGCTACGCGGGAGCCAATTCCTTGGTGTAG
- a CDS encoding virginiamycin B lyase family protein — protein MSTEIYEVGPGGPYALVTGPDGALWFTLVDSGEIGRLDPATGTVDRHPVGAGTGPTVITVGPDGALWFTEYRAHRIGRISIAGTVTHHDLPAGSGPFGIVTGPDGALWFTQTATDRIGRITVAGEVTEFPLPIAGAFPSAITAAPDGALWFTLNGADALGRVEAGGAISIHPLDAPGCAPVGIAAASDGALWIAEIGAGRVARMTPGGDITRVALGDPNPRPHAVCFAPSGTVWVTEWAGNAVTEVAPVGTVTRYELPVPGSEPHGITVGPDGAAWAALESGALARILPETTSM, from the coding sequence ATGAGCACGGAGATCTACGAGGTCGGCCCGGGCGGACCGTACGCACTGGTCACCGGACCCGACGGTGCCCTGTGGTTCACCCTGGTCGACAGCGGCGAGATCGGACGCCTGGACCCGGCCACCGGCACCGTCGATCGCCATCCGGTCGGGGCGGGCACCGGCCCCACCGTGATCACGGTCGGCCCCGACGGTGCGCTCTGGTTCACCGAATACCGCGCCCACCGCATCGGGCGGATCAGCATCGCGGGCACCGTGACGCACCACGACCTGCCAGCCGGCAGTGGACCGTTCGGCATCGTCACCGGACCCGACGGTGCGCTGTGGTTCACCCAGACCGCGACCGACCGGATCGGCCGGATCACCGTTGCCGGCGAGGTGACGGAATTCCCGCTCCCCATCGCGGGGGCCTTCCCCTCGGCCATCACCGCGGCGCCGGACGGCGCACTGTGGTTCACGCTGAACGGCGCCGACGCACTGGGCCGCGTCGAGGCCGGCGGCGCGATCTCGATCCACCCACTCGACGCCCCCGGCTGCGCCCCGGTCGGGATCGCCGCAGCCTCCGACGGAGCGCTGTGGATCGCCGAGATCGGAGCCGGGCGCGTGGCCCGGATGACACCCGGTGGCGACATCACCCGCGTCGCCCTGGGCGACCCGAACCCGCGCCCGCACGCCGTGTGCTTCGCCCCCAGCGGAACGGTGTGGGTCACCGAATGGGCCGGCAACGCCGTCACCGAGGTCGCCCCGGTCGGCACCGTCACCCGCTATGAACTGCCCGTTCCCGGTTCCGAACCGCACGGCATCACGGTGGGACCCGACGGTGCGGCCTGGGCAGCCCTGGAATCCGGGGCGTTGGCCCGGATCCTGCCGGAAACCACATCCATGTGA
- a CDS encoding MFS transporter — MGNFTEWFDYGVYAATTAYLTQAFFPGTLGTLGTLLGFAVSFALRPLGGFVWGPLGDRLGRKVVLATTILLMASATALIGVLPTHAQVGVLAPVLLIALRVVQGFSTGGEYGGAATFMAEYSPDDKRGRYGSFLEFGTMCGFAGGTAFVLVLQQLLTRDEMYSWGWRIPFFVAIPLGFVGWYLRHQLDDTPVFEEMADEQEKQGSAWDRFTSLIQNYRRPILIMFGLVIALNIANYTLIAYMPTYLQGSIGMTESDSSILMLIGQVLMALCIPFFGALSDRTGRKPMWWISLIGLLIMAYPMFWLMGQGFGWAIVGFVVLGLLYIPQLSTITATFPAMFPTQVRYAGFAISYNVATAMFGGTAPLVNDAVVENTGWLQFPAFYMMGACVIGLIALPFLQETKGCSIRGTEVPGPDTNATRLAQIEEAKLAAAG, encoded by the coding sequence ATGGGCAATTTCACCGAATGGTTCGACTACGGCGTGTACGCCGCCACCACGGCCTACCTGACCCAGGCGTTCTTCCCCGGAACGCTCGGAACACTGGGAACACTGCTCGGATTCGCCGTATCGTTCGCATTGCGCCCGCTCGGCGGCTTCGTCTGGGGGCCGCTCGGCGACCGACTCGGGCGAAAGGTCGTGCTGGCCACGACCATTCTCCTGATGGCCTCGGCGACAGCGCTGATCGGCGTACTTCCCACACATGCTCAAGTCGGGGTGCTGGCCCCGGTCCTGCTCATCGCGCTGCGCGTGGTCCAGGGCTTCTCCACCGGAGGCGAGTACGGCGGCGCCGCGACCTTCATGGCGGAGTACTCGCCGGACGACAAGCGCGGGCGATACGGGAGCTTCCTCGAATTCGGCACCATGTGCGGTTTCGCGGGCGGAACGGCCTTCGTGCTCGTGTTGCAGCAGTTGCTCACTCGCGACGAGATGTACTCGTGGGGCTGGCGCATTCCGTTCTTCGTGGCCATCCCACTGGGTTTCGTGGGCTGGTATCTGCGGCACCAACTCGATGACACCCCGGTCTTCGAGGAGATGGCCGACGAGCAGGAGAAGCAAGGATCCGCGTGGGATCGCTTCACCTCCCTCATCCAGAACTATCGGCGCCCGATTCTCATCATGTTCGGCTTGGTGATCGCGCTCAACATCGCCAACTACACGCTGATCGCGTACATGCCGACGTACCTTCAGGGTTCGATCGGCATGACCGAATCCGACTCGTCGATCCTCATGCTCATCGGTCAAGTGCTCATGGCGCTGTGCATCCCGTTCTTCGGCGCCCTCTCGGACCGCACCGGTCGCAAACCGATGTGGTGGATCAGCCTGATCGGCCTGTTGATCATGGCCTATCCGATGTTCTGGCTGATGGGCCAGGGGTTCGGGTGGGCGATCGTCGGATTCGTGGTCCTCGGACTGCTGTACATCCCGCAGCTGTCCACCATCACCGCCACCTTCCCGGCGATGTTCCCCACGCAGGTGCGGTATGCGGGCTTCGCAATCTCGTACAACGTGGCGACGGCGATGTTCGGCGGCACCGCGCCACTGGTCAACGACGCGGTGGTGGAGAACACCGGGTGGCTGCAGTTCCCGGCGTTCTACATGATGGGGGCCTGCGTGATCGGTCTCATCGCCCTGCCGTTCTTGCAGGAGACCAAGGGATGCTCGATCCGCGGCACCGAGGTCCCCGGACCGGATACCAACGCCACCCGGCTCGCCCAGATCGAGGAGGCGAAGCTCGCCGCAGCCGGCTGA
- the ectA gene encoding diaminobutyrate acetyltransferase — MSPSQKSTTPATANAGVTTRHPSLDDGVRLWEIARDTAVLDLNSTYAYTLWCRDFADTSIVAEHDGAVAGFVSGYRRPERPDTLFVWQVAVDAAHRGHGIASRMLIDLLDSLAVAGVTRLETTITASNTASQELFGSVAKRRHSTLTVRDLFASHHISPIESEPHEPEQLYTIDPA; from the coding sequence ATGAGCCCGTCTCAGAAGAGCACCACCCCAGCCACCGCGAACGCGGGGGTAACCACCCGGCACCCGTCGCTCGACGACGGTGTGCGGCTGTGGGAAATCGCCCGAGACACGGCAGTTCTCGACCTCAATTCGACGTACGCCTACACGCTGTGGTGCCGCGACTTCGCCGACACCTCGATCGTCGCCGAGCACGACGGTGCCGTGGCCGGATTCGTCTCCGGTTATCGACGACCTGAGCGCCCGGACACGTTGTTCGTGTGGCAGGTGGCCGTCGACGCGGCCCACCGCGGCCACGGCATCGCGTCGCGAATGCTCATCGACCTGTTGGACAGTCTTGCGGTGGCGGGCGTAACACGCCTGGAGACCACGATCACCGCGTCCAACACGGCGTCTCAGGAGCTCTTCGGCTCCGTCGCGAAGCGACGCCATTCCACCCTCACGGTGCGCGATCTGTTCGCTTCGCACCACATCTCCCCCATCGAATCCGAGCCCCACGAGCCGGAGCAGCTCTACACCATCGATCCCGCCTAA